In one Nitrospira sp. CR1.1 genomic region, the following are encoded:
- the gyrA gene encoding DNA gyrase subunit A produces the protein MPPDERLGQIAIEDEMRSSYLDYAMSVIVGRALPDVRDGLKPVHRRILHGMNEMGLAANRPYRKSAKIVGEIMGNYHPHGDSAIYDTLVRMAQNFNMRYMLVDGQGNYGSMDGDAAAAMRYTEARLTKLAEELLADIEKETVDFGPNYDESRVEPLVLPSRVPNLLVNGAGGIAVGYATNIPTHNLGEVIEGLLLLLENPDVTIAQLMKKIPGPDFPTAGFIYGTSGIKDAYETGRGLLTVRAKVAIETDERTDRERLIITEIPYQVNKSKLIEKIADLAQEDRVTGISDIRDESDREGVRVVIELKRNEIPLVVLNNLYKHSQLQTTFGVNMLALVNNRPEVLNLKRILEAFVEHRREVVVRRTAYDLRKAEERAHILEGLKIALDNLDAVIALIRRSQSPDVARAGLMQQFRLSEIQANAILDMRLQRLTQLERDKLVEEYREVLKTIEYLRSVLGSEALVRKIIRDELTEIKEKYQDERRTKIVKEEAELTLEDLIAEEEVVVTISHAGYIKRNAVTLYRAQRRGGKGKIAMGIKEEDFVETLFTASTHDALLFFTDAGKVYWLKVHEIPEASRAAKGKALVNLLALSKDEKVTATLPVKEYRADRFVIMGTKQGVIKKTELSAYSNPRQGGIIALSLDAGDKLIGVDLTDGQREILLGTKQGITIRFKEEDVRAMGRTAHGVRGITLEPGDEVIGMETITPDSTTAILTVTEGGYGKRTPVNEYRVQGRGGKGIISVKTTERNGAAVGFLQVRDEDEIMLMAAQGKVLRCKVDDIREIGRNTQGVRLLDMDGDEDRVVAVVRLVEREEGVPEEGES, from the coding sequence ATGCCGCCAGATGAACGCTTAGGTCAAATTGCGATCGAAGACGAGATGCGTTCGTCGTATCTCGACTACGCGATGAGCGTGATCGTCGGACGCGCGCTGCCCGACGTGCGGGACGGCTTGAAGCCGGTCCACCGTCGCATTTTGCACGGTATGAACGAGATGGGGCTGGCCGCCAATCGGCCCTACCGCAAGTCGGCGAAAATCGTGGGCGAGATCATGGGTAATTACCATCCCCATGGCGACTCGGCGATTTACGACACCCTGGTGCGCATGGCGCAGAACTTCAACATGCGCTACATGCTGGTGGACGGCCAGGGCAACTACGGGTCGATGGACGGCGACGCGGCGGCGGCCATGCGGTACACCGAAGCCCGATTGACCAAGCTGGCCGAAGAGTTGCTGGCGGATATTGAAAAGGAAACGGTCGATTTCGGTCCCAACTACGACGAGTCGCGTGTCGAGCCGCTGGTCTTGCCCTCCCGGGTGCCGAATCTGCTGGTCAACGGAGCGGGCGGCATTGCCGTCGGCTATGCGACGAACATTCCGACGCATAATCTGGGCGAAGTCATCGAAGGATTGCTCTTGCTGTTGGAGAATCCCGACGTGACGATTGCGCAGCTGATGAAAAAAATCCCCGGGCCGGATTTTCCCACCGCCGGATTCATCTACGGCACGTCCGGCATTAAGGATGCCTATGAAACGGGGCGCGGGCTGCTCACGGTCCGGGCCAAGGTCGCCATCGAGACGGACGAACGCACCGATCGCGAGCGGTTGATCATTACCGAAATTCCGTACCAGGTGAACAAGTCGAAGCTGATCGAGAAAATTGCCGACCTGGCGCAGGAAGACCGCGTGACGGGCATTTCCGATATCCGGGACGAGTCCGATCGCGAAGGAGTCCGGGTGGTCATCGAGCTGAAGCGCAATGAGATTCCGCTCGTGGTGTTGAACAATTTGTATAAACACAGTCAGCTGCAGACGACCTTTGGCGTCAACATGCTGGCGCTCGTCAACAACCGGCCCGAGGTGCTGAACCTCAAGCGGATTCTGGAGGCTTTTGTCGAGCACCGGCGCGAAGTGGTCGTGCGGCGCACGGCGTACGATTTGCGCAAGGCAGAGGAACGCGCCCATATCCTCGAAGGGCTCAAGATCGCCCTGGACAATCTGGATGCCGTCATTGCCCTCATCCGGCGTTCGCAATCGCCAGACGTGGCGCGCGCGGGCCTGATGCAGCAGTTCCGATTGTCTGAAATCCAGGCCAATGCCATTCTCGACATGCGTCTCCAGCGGCTCACGCAACTGGAGCGCGACAAGTTGGTGGAAGAGTATCGTGAAGTGCTGAAGACGATTGAATACCTGCGCTCAGTCCTCGGCAGTGAAGCGTTGGTGCGCAAGATCATCCGCGATGAACTGACGGAGATCAAAGAGAAGTATCAGGACGAACGCCGCACGAAGATTGTCAAAGAAGAAGCGGAGTTGACGCTCGAAGACCTGATTGCCGAAGAGGAAGTCGTCGTGACGATCTCCCATGCCGGGTACATCAAGCGGAACGCGGTCACGCTCTATCGCGCGCAACGGCGGGGCGGCAAAGGCAAGATTGCCATGGGGATCAAGGAAGAGGATTTTGTCGAAACCCTCTTCACGGCCTCCACGCACGACGCCCTGCTGTTCTTTACCGACGCGGGCAAGGTCTATTGGCTCAAGGTGCACGAAATTCCCGAAGCAAGCCGGGCCGCCAAAGGCAAGGCGCTGGTCAATCTGTTGGCCCTCTCCAAAGACGAAAAGGTCACGGCAACCCTGCCGGTGAAAGAGTATCGCGCCGATCGGTTTGTCATCATGGGCACGAAGCAGGGCGTCATCAAGAAGACGGAACTATCGGCCTACAGCAATCCGCGCCAGGGCGGCATCATCGCACTGTCGCTCGATGCGGGTGATAAATTGATCGGCGTGGATCTCACCGACGGCCAGCGCGAGATTCTGTTAGGCACGAAGCAGGGCATCACCATCCGCTTCAAGGAGGAAGATGTGCGTGCCATGGGGCGCACGGCTCACGGCGTGCGCGGGATTACCCTCGAGCCAGGCGATGAAGTCATCGGCATGGAAACCATCACACCCGATTCCACCACGGCGATTCTCACCGTCACCGAAGGCGGTTACGGGAAGCGCACGCCGGTGAACGAGTATCGCGTGCAGGGCCGCGGTGGCAAAGGCATCATCAGCGTCAAGACCACGGAGCGGAACGGCGCGGCCGTCGGATTCCTCCAGGTTCGGGACGAAGATGAAATCATGCTGATGGCGGCGCAGGGCAAAGTGCTGCGCTGCAAGGTGGACGACATCCGTGAAATCGGGCGCAACACGCAAGGGGTGCGTCTGCTGGATATGGATGGTGATGAGGATCGCGTGGTCGCCGTGGTGCGGTTGGTCGAACGCGAAGAAGGGGTGCCCGAAGAGGGCGAGTCGTGA
- a CDS encoding pirin family protein — MRTETITTKELVGVYQAGSQHMVGDGFPVRNMIPGAGVEEQLSPFLMLDYMGPEEFPPTSRRLGVGEHPHRGFETVTIMYHGTVAHRDSTGSGGVIGPGDVQWMTAASGLVHEELHEKEFAKTGGLLEGVQLWVNLPKAFKMTPPRYQTLHSSDIPTVELGGGAGRLRVIAGEFRGVTGPAKTFSPVHLYDLRLAAGHRVELDLPEGFNSSLFVLHGQVVVNGSQAVEEVEIGLFGQQGERVVLEAKQEATMLVLSGEPIAEPIARYGPFVMNTREEIIQAVQDYQAGKMGHLS; from the coding sequence ATGCGAACCGAGACCATCACCACCAAAGAGCTCGTGGGAGTCTATCAGGCAGGGTCTCAGCATATGGTCGGGGACGGGTTTCCGGTGCGGAACATGATTCCGGGCGCCGGGGTTGAGGAACAATTGTCTCCCTTTTTGATGCTCGATTATATGGGGCCGGAGGAATTTCCGCCGACCTCTCGCCGGCTCGGCGTGGGTGAACATCCACATCGGGGGTTCGAAACAGTGACGATCATGTATCACGGAACAGTGGCGCATCGTGACTCGACGGGCAGCGGAGGCGTCATCGGCCCCGGCGATGTGCAGTGGATGACGGCCGCATCCGGCCTCGTGCACGAGGAGCTGCATGAGAAAGAGTTTGCGAAAACAGGCGGCCTTTTGGAAGGGGTTCAACTGTGGGTGAACCTCCCGAAGGCGTTCAAGATGACGCCGCCGCGGTATCAGACCTTGCATAGCAGCGATATTCCGACGGTGGAACTCGGCGGAGGAGCTGGCCGGCTGCGCGTGATTGCCGGAGAATTTCGCGGAGTGACAGGGCCGGCGAAGACCTTCAGCCCGGTCCACCTGTATGACTTGCGCCTGGCGGCAGGTCACCGGGTGGAACTCGATTTGCCCGAGGGATTCAATTCATCCCTGTTCGTGCTCCACGGGCAGGTGGTGGTGAACGGGTCTCAGGCGGTGGAGGAGGTGGAAATTGGGCTGTTCGGACAACAGGGTGAGCGGGTGGTGCTGGAGGCAAAGCAAGAGGCCACCATGCTTGTGCTGAGCGGAGAGCCCATTGCGGAGCCGATTGCCCGCTACGGTCCGTTTGTGATGAACACGCGCGAGGAGATCATTCAGGCCGTGCAGGATTACCAAGCGGGAAAGATGGGACATTTGTCATGA
- the smpB gene encoding SsrA-binding protein SmpB: MTKTQDKDDQYQVVATNRKAYHDYFIEEKFEAGVILRGTEVKSLREGRVNLQDSYASVDDGEVYLNHCHISPYSHGNLMNHDPLRKRKLLLHRKEINKLIGKTQLKGLTLVPLRIYFSKRGHAKVELALAKGKKQYDRRESIKAREAGREVERAIKSRK, from the coding sequence ATGACCAAGACGCAGGATAAAGACGATCAGTACCAAGTGGTGGCCACCAACCGGAAGGCCTACCATGACTACTTTATCGAGGAGAAGTTCGAGGCCGGCGTCATCCTCCGTGGAACCGAGGTGAAGTCGCTGCGCGAGGGCCGTGTGAACCTCCAGGACAGTTATGCGTCGGTCGATGACGGTGAGGTGTACCTGAATCACTGCCACATTAGCCCCTACTCGCACGGCAACCTGATGAACCATGATCCGCTCCGAAAGCGGAAGCTCCTGCTGCATCGCAAGGAAATCAACAAACTGATCGGGAAAACCCAGCTCAAGGGTCTGACCCTCGTCCCTCTGCGCATCTACTTTTCCAAACGCGGCCACGCGAAGGTGGAGCTGGCCCTCGCCAAAGGGAAAAAGCAGTACGATCGCCGCGAGTCCATCAAGGCTCGTGAGGCTGGCCGCGAAGTCGAACGGGCGATCAAGAGCCGGAAATAG
- a CDS encoding DoxX family membrane protein produces MKALFSTDDSWAGAILRLTLGLVMLPHGAQKLLGMFGGVGFDGTMGYFTQKMGLPWIIGFLVIMGEFFGSLGLLAGLLTRFTAASFIVSMLGAIVTVHLPVGFFMNWSGQQQGEGYEYHLLVIGLAAALLVTGAGRGSADKLIAERLA; encoded by the coding sequence ATGAAGGCGCTTTTTTCGACTGATGATAGCTGGGCCGGTGCGATTTTGCGGCTGACCCTGGGGCTGGTGATGCTTCCCCATGGCGCTCAAAAGTTGCTGGGAATGTTCGGCGGGGTCGGATTCGATGGCACCATGGGATATTTTACTCAAAAAATGGGACTACCCTGGATCATCGGGTTTCTCGTCATCATGGGGGAGTTTTTCGGCAGCTTGGGGTTATTGGCCGGTCTATTGACGAGATTCACGGCTGCCAGCTTCATCGTGAGCATGCTTGGGGCTATTGTGACGGTGCACCTGCCGGTCGGCTTTTTTATGAATTGGTCCGGACAGCAGCAGGGCGAAGGATACGAGTATCACCTGCTGGTGATCGGATTGGCCGCAGCCTTGCTGGTGACGGGAGCCGGTCGAGGGTCAGCGGATAAGCTCATCGCGGAACGGCTCGCCTAA
- the gyrB gene encoding DNA topoisomerase (ATP-hydrolyzing) subunit B — MAKDDQQDNSAKPKSDSYSADQIKVLEGLDAVRKRPAMYIGSTGVDGLHHLVYEVVDNSVDEHMAGFGEAIDVTIHIDGSVTVVDNGRGIPTGMHSTQKKSAAEVALTVLHAGGKFEQGAYTVSGGLHGVGISVVNALSEWLELEIWQDGQVFEQRYERGKPQAPLAVTGKTKRRGTKVRFKPDGQIFETLEFSFDVLAQRLRELAFLNKGLAITLKDDRKEKEQVFHYKGGIVSFVDHLNEAKTPLHKPIYVQTERADLILEIALQYNDGYAENLFSFANNINTKEGGTHLVGFKAALTRTINSYANTNDLLKKDTESLSGDDVREGLTAVVSVKVRNPQFEGQTKAKLGNSEVKGIVEAAVNDALGTYFEENPPVARKIIGKAIDAARAREAARKAKDLIRRKSALDGGSLPGKLADCSEKDPALSELFIVEGDSAGGSAKQGRDRKFQAILPLKGKILNVEKARFDKMLSSDEIRTLILALGTGIGRKKEDSDKPDKDAFDIARTRYHKIVLMTDADVDGSHIRTLLLTFFFRQMPELLERGYIYIAQPPLFKVKKGKTERYLKDEPAMNEYLADLAVEGVEVALENGREFVTGRRLLPILKKLIAFESLLHKVNKKHHEANMLRAFVDEPALTREVLKDPASLRTVVDRVKATLALVYPKAEPTIDILEDEEHQSSKLVCKVATGGIAYELQVTHELVGSADFRELQKQAPSAIGLGKPPYKIRIKEAEVLKNGSAELVQAILEEGKQGLNIQRYKGLGEMNPGQLWETTMDPEKRTLLRVNLEDMTGVDEIFTILMGDEVEPRRNFIQQHALEVRNLDV; from the coding sequence TGACGGTCGTGGATAACGGACGCGGTATTCCCACCGGGATGCACTCCACGCAAAAAAAATCCGCTGCGGAAGTGGCCCTCACCGTCCTGCATGCGGGCGGGAAATTCGAGCAGGGCGCCTATACGGTGTCCGGTGGCTTGCATGGTGTCGGCATCTCGGTCGTCAACGCTCTATCGGAATGGCTGGAGCTGGAAATCTGGCAGGACGGCCAGGTGTTCGAGCAACGCTACGAGCGTGGGAAACCCCAGGCGCCGCTGGCTGTCACGGGTAAAACCAAACGCCGCGGCACGAAGGTGCGCTTCAAGCCTGACGGCCAGATATTCGAAACCCTGGAATTCAGCTTCGATGTCCTGGCGCAGCGGCTCCGGGAGCTGGCTTTCCTCAACAAAGGATTGGCGATCACCCTCAAGGACGATCGCAAGGAAAAGGAACAGGTCTTCCATTACAAGGGCGGCATTGTCTCCTTCGTCGATCACCTCAACGAAGCCAAGACTCCGCTGCATAAGCCGATTTACGTGCAGACGGAACGGGCGGACCTCATTCTAGAAATTGCGTTGCAATACAACGACGGGTACGCCGAGAACCTCTTTTCCTTCGCGAACAACATCAACACCAAAGAGGGCGGTACCCATCTGGTGGGATTCAAAGCGGCGTTGACGCGCACGATCAATAGTTACGCCAACACCAATGATCTCTTGAAGAAGGATACGGAATCGCTGAGCGGCGACGATGTGCGGGAAGGATTGACCGCGGTCGTCAGCGTGAAGGTGCGGAACCCGCAATTCGAGGGACAGACCAAGGCGAAACTCGGCAATAGCGAAGTGAAGGGCATCGTCGAAGCCGCGGTGAACGATGCGCTCGGCACCTACTTCGAAGAGAATCCCCCCGTTGCCCGCAAGATCATCGGCAAAGCCATTGATGCCGCGCGCGCCCGCGAAGCCGCGCGGAAAGCGAAAGACCTCATACGGCGAAAAAGCGCGCTGGATGGCGGATCCCTGCCAGGCAAGCTGGCCGATTGCTCTGAAAAAGATCCGGCCTTAAGCGAGTTATTCATCGTCGAGGGAGATTCCGCCGGCGGCTCGGCCAAGCAGGGCCGTGACCGGAAGTTCCAGGCCATCCTTCCGCTCAAGGGAAAAATTCTCAATGTCGAAAAAGCTCGCTTCGACAAGATGCTCAGCAGCGACGAAATCCGCACCCTGATTCTGGCGCTTGGCACAGGTATCGGCCGAAAGAAAGAAGACTCCGACAAACCGGACAAGGACGCGTTCGACATTGCGCGGACGCGGTATCACAAGATCGTGCTCATGACCGACGCCGACGTGGACGGCAGTCACATCCGCACGCTGCTGCTCACCTTCTTCTTCCGTCAAATGCCGGAGCTGTTGGAGCGGGGCTACATCTACATCGCGCAGCCTCCCCTCTTTAAAGTAAAGAAAGGCAAGACCGAACGGTATCTCAAGGATGAGCCGGCGATGAACGAATATCTCGCGGATCTCGCCGTCGAGGGGGTGGAAGTCGCTCTCGAGAATGGCCGGGAATTCGTCACAGGTCGCCGATTGCTGCCGATCCTCAAAAAGCTGATCGCCTTCGAAAGTCTTTTGCATAAGGTCAACAAGAAGCACCATGAAGCCAACATGCTGCGGGCGTTTGTTGATGAACCGGCGTTGACGCGAGAAGTCTTGAAGGATCCGGCGTCGCTGCGGACGGTCGTTGATCGGGTGAAGGCCACACTGGCATTGGTCTACCCGAAGGCGGAGCCGACGATCGATATTCTTGAGGACGAAGAACATCAATCGAGCAAACTGGTGTGCAAAGTCGCCACGGGCGGCATCGCCTATGAGTTGCAGGTGACGCACGAGCTGGTCGGATCGGCGGACTTCCGCGAGTTGCAAAAACAGGCCCCGTCGGCCATTGGGCTGGGTAAACCTCCGTACAAGATCAGGATCAAGGAGGCCGAGGTCCTCAAGAATGGTTCAGCCGAGCTGGTACAGGCCATCCTGGAGGAAGGCAAACAGGGCTTGAACATTCAACGGTATAAAGGTCTCGGCGAAATGAATCCGGGCCAGCTCTGGGAAACCACCATGGACCCCGAGAAGCGGACCTTGCTGCGAGTCAACCTGGAAGACATGACTGGAGTGGATGAGATTTTCACGATTCTGATGGGCGACGAAGTGGAACCTCGGCGCAATTTCATTCAGCAACATGCGTTGGAAGTCAGGAACCTGGACGTATAG
- a CDS encoding VOC family protein: MAVQVYGCNHIVIEVTDAKKAVKFYSDVFGLQMLRGGEGAAWCKLGEHQFMAIFEVERLQPDRVKHFGLMVRDADQIKEVRRKLTKQYKLKMEPHFRCDFRDPWGNRIQVGDLSDESLVWLLPYQEVQKAGVTFRKPSPARRRTTR; encoded by the coding sequence ATGGCGGTTCAGGTCTACGGATGCAACCATATCGTGATCGAGGTCACCGATGCCAAGAAGGCCGTGAAGTTCTATTCGGATGTGTTCGGCTTGCAGATGTTGCGCGGAGGGGAAGGCGCCGCCTGGTGCAAACTGGGTGAGCATCAGTTTATGGCGATTTTCGAAGTCGAGAGGTTGCAGCCGGATCGCGTAAAGCATTTCGGATTGATGGTTCGTGATGCCGATCAGATCAAAGAAGTCCGACGCAAGCTCACCAAACAGTACAAGCTGAAAATGGAGCCGCATTTCCGTTGCGATTTCCGCGACCCCTGGGGAAACCGCATTCAAGTAGGGGATCTGTCGGATGAATCGTTGGTCTGGCTTCTCCCCTATCAGGAAGTCCAGAAGGCGGGCGTCACCTTCAGGAAGCCCTCGCCTGCCCGGCGACGAACAACGAGATAG
- a CDS encoding disulfide bond formation protein DsbA, with protein MTGPVLTIDIYSDVVCPWCYVGKRRLEQALESTGRQESALVFWRPFQLNPTMPKAGMDRRVYLEAKFGGPGELQAIQNRISGAGVSAGIEFAFERIARTPNTFEAHRLIWFAQQQDRQDAAAEALFHGYFSEGLNIGEPGVLVSLADRAGLDGAAAGRFLESHDGIEAVRQEEARGRQLGIRGVPYFLLNGKTVVSGAQPVETFLAAIEQSTG; from the coding sequence ATGACCGGGCCGGTGCTGACCATCGACATCTATTCCGACGTGGTCTGTCCCTGGTGTTATGTCGGGAAGCGACGGCTGGAGCAGGCGCTGGAGTCGACGGGCAGACAGGAGTCCGCCCTGGTGTTCTGGCGCCCGTTTCAGCTGAATCCGACCATGCCGAAGGCCGGGATGGATCGGCGCGTGTACCTCGAAGCGAAGTTTGGCGGGCCCGGGGAACTGCAGGCGATTCAGAATCGAATTTCGGGGGCTGGCGTGAGTGCGGGCATTGAGTTCGCGTTCGAGCGTATTGCCCGCACGCCAAACACGTTTGAGGCCCATCGGTTGATCTGGTTCGCCCAGCAGCAGGACCGTCAGGATGCCGCTGCTGAAGCACTCTTTCACGGATACTTTTCCGAGGGGCTGAATATCGGAGAGCCCGGGGTGTTGGTGTCCCTTGCCGATCGGGCCGGCTTGGACGGGGCAGCGGCCGGTCGTTTCCTGGAGAGCCATGACGGGATTGAGGCGGTTCGACAGGAAGAAGCACGCGGTCGCCAGTTGGGCATCAGAGGCGTCCCCTACTTTCTGTTGAACGGAAAGACGGTGGTGTCGGGTGCGCAGCCGGTCGAGACATTTCTCGCGGCGATCGAGCAGTCAACCGGGTGA
- a CDS encoding DUF721 domain-containing protein translates to MRGHSRLDSFGTILAGVAHRLGLESKLFEARLRRHWPDIVGEPIATHTRPDQIRFKKLHVYVQNSVWLQQLTFLKPVLLDKVNGMAGDTLVTDIVLRIGEFSAERVTSPPAGALEATPSQPSAELVREATLHTQAIQDPALREQLAAVMVQALSVTPDASRRIP, encoded by the coding sequence ATGCGAGGACACAGCCGGCTTGATTCCTTCGGCACCATTCTAGCAGGTGTCGCCCATCGGTTGGGCCTGGAGAGCAAACTCTTTGAGGCACGCCTGCGACGCCATTGGCCCGACATCGTGGGCGAACCGATCGCGACCCACACGCGCCCCGACCAAATCCGATTCAAAAAACTCCACGTCTATGTCCAGAACTCCGTGTGGCTGCAGCAACTGACTTTTCTTAAGCCGGTGCTGCTGGACAAGGTGAACGGGATGGCCGGGGACACGCTGGTGACTGACATCGTGCTGCGCATTGGGGAGTTTTCTGCGGAGCGGGTAACAAGCCCGCCGGCCGGAGCCCTCGAAGCCACTCCATCCCAGCCGAGCGCCGAATTGGTGCGGGAAGCCACGCTCCACACGCAGGCCATTCAGGATCCGGCCCTCCGGGAACAACTCGCGGCCGTCATGGTGCAGGCGTTGTCTGTGACGCCTGACGCTTCGCGACGGATCCCTTGA
- a CDS encoding NAD(P)H-binding protein, protein MLVVLGATGHTGSVVAERVLERKQPLRIVVRSAERGTSWAARGVEVAVASLDDQAALTKALQGASSVYLLIPPNYGATSWLAEQRRRIDRIAEAVKASGIAQVVLLSSIGGQLPEGTGPIRAARYGEQALTAVARHVTILRPGYFMDNWASGIGLAKEQGLLPSFIPSRLKMPMISTEDIGRVAADRLMAAGRGHTIVELAGPEEYSPEQAASALSRILGRAVVVQDAPLSAVVPTFTSFGFSTEAAGLFEEMYASFSKGAVGYERPESLVRGTISLAEALREMV, encoded by the coding sequence ATGTTGGTTGTACTGGGCGCCACAGGACATACGGGATCGGTCGTTGCGGAGAGGGTGCTGGAACGAAAACAGCCATTGCGGATCGTGGTGCGCTCGGCTGAGAGAGGGACGAGCTGGGCAGCCAGGGGAGTGGAAGTGGCCGTTGCCTCGCTGGATGACCAGGCTGCTCTGACGAAGGCGTTGCAAGGAGCATCGAGCGTGTATCTGCTGATCCCGCCGAACTATGGCGCGACGTCGTGGCTTGCCGAACAGCGGCGGCGGATAGACCGGATCGCGGAAGCCGTGAAGGCGAGCGGGATTGCCCAGGTGGTGTTGTTATCGTCGATCGGCGGACAGCTTCCGGAAGGAACGGGGCCGATTCGCGCTGCTCGGTATGGCGAGCAAGCACTGACCGCGGTGGCGCGTCATGTAACGATTCTGCGGCCCGGTTACTTTATGGATAACTGGGCGTCTGGCATCGGGTTGGCAAAGGAACAGGGCCTGCTGCCCTCCTTCATTCCGTCCCGGCTGAAGATGCCGATGATATCCACGGAGGACATCGGTCGTGTGGCGGCGGATCGCTTGATGGCCGCAGGCAGGGGCCATACGATTGTAGAACTCGCGGGTCCGGAAGAGTACAGTCCTGAGCAGGCGGCCAGCGCGTTGAGCAGGATTCTCGGGCGAGCGGTCGTCGTCCAGGACGCGCCGCTGAGCGCGGTGGTCCCGACATTCACGTCATTCGGGTTCTCCACCGAAGCGGCTGGATTGTTTGAAGAGATGTACGCATCTTTTTCCAAGGGCGCCGTTGGGTATGAGCGTCCCGAGTCCCTCGTGCGGGGAACGATCTCTCTCGCAGAGGCCTTGCGGGAGATGGTGTAA
- a CDS encoding Rieske 2Fe-2S domain-containing protein, which produces MPDTTWTDVGSVEDLKLTPLQEVVSGGTTLALSYKDGQFAAISGICNHIGGPLGEGRLEGDYVVCPWHYWKFHRRTGLGEPGYEDDQVPSYPLIIENGRLYVDLTSATKRRKQAKAPHPLARPIVRAEGPIRVLGIATTVMTADQPRYSASDALLEAALEHAREQLRLDTQLIRLRDLSFRSCEGFYSKAAEACTWPCSITQMDAADQMDRVYEGIVHWADVILLSTPIRWGGASSLYYKMVERLNCIQNQETIANRHLLRDKVAAFIIMGGQDNVQGVAGQLMTFFAEVGCQFPQFPFIAHSRGWSAEDMERNNREVQASRELREGAEALVTRAADLARLMLEARVTTAPLARGGRKAHQLDSEPTG; this is translated from the coding sequence GTGCCGGATACAACGTGGACTGACGTAGGGTCAGTTGAAGACCTAAAGCTCACGCCACTGCAGGAAGTCGTATCCGGTGGCACGACGCTCGCCCTCAGCTACAAGGACGGCCAGTTCGCGGCGATTTCAGGAATCTGTAATCACATCGGGGGGCCCTTGGGCGAGGGGCGGCTCGAGGGCGACTATGTCGTCTGCCCCTGGCACTACTGGAAGTTTCATCGCCGTACTGGTCTCGGAGAGCCGGGGTACGAAGACGATCAGGTCCCCTCCTATCCCCTGATCATCGAGAACGGCCGTCTCTATGTGGATCTGACCTCGGCCACGAAACGCCGGAAGCAGGCGAAGGCCCCGCATCCCCTGGCCCGTCCGATTGTGCGCGCCGAGGGCCCCATCCGCGTACTGGGCATTGCCACTACGGTGATGACGGCGGATCAGCCGCGATATAGCGCGTCCGACGCATTGCTGGAAGCCGCCTTGGAGCATGCGCGCGAGCAACTTCGGCTCGATACTCAACTCATCCGGTTGCGGGACCTCTCGTTCCGCTCCTGTGAAGGGTTCTATTCGAAAGCGGCGGAAGCCTGCACCTGGCCCTGTTCGATTACCCAAATGGACGCGGCGGATCAAATGGACCGAGTGTATGAGGGCATCGTACATTGGGCGGATGTGATTCTCCTGTCCACGCCGATCAGATGGGGCGGGGCGAGCAGCCTGTACTACAAAATGGTCGAACGGCTGAACTGCATTCAGAATCAGGAGACGATCGCCAACCGGCATCTCCTGAGGGACAAAGTTGCCGCCTTCATCATCATGGGCGGGCAGGATAATGTGCAGGGAGTTGCCGGACAGTTGATGACCTTCTTCGCCGAGGTTGGGTGTCAGTTTCCGCAATTTCCCTTTATCGCTCATTCGCGCGGTTGGAGTGCGGAAGACATGGAGCGGAACAATCGCGAAGTGCAGGCCAGCCGGGAGTTGCGTGAAGGGGCGGAAGCGCTTGTCACCCG